A DNA window from Phoenix dactylifera cultivar Barhee BC4 chromosome 13, palm_55x_up_171113_PBpolish2nd_filt_p, whole genome shotgun sequence contains the following coding sequences:
- the LOC120112915 gene encoding putative pentatricopeptide repeat-containing protein At5g59900: protein MRQLPLSLPSVLRSPVILVVARTLTHCLAPDDERDEGFVRILREILHSKQSWRVSLNAPFVAHRLRPRHVEALLLQSLDHPRLALRFFNFLDLHRGFPHSSLSFSILSLALLRAGLHWPASSLLQTLASHRTVAPADAFHSMLRSRDLCHFPSALGFDFLIQAYLQCRRELDALSILELTIGSGLLPEIRTFSDVMYGLAKIRRFDLVSGVFDEVMRAGARPDNFIYTAAVRSYCELKHLDRAKEIVHQMEMEGLNSSVDTYNVLIHGLCRNRRVMEAVEIKNSLGDKGLKADVMTYRALVLGLCKAAEFGMALEMTKEMMGFKFVLNEAVCSILVDGLRRTGKIEEAFDLVHGLARLGIIPNVFAYNALINSVCKSGKFDEAESLFLKMKEKDLSPNDVTYSILIDSLCKRGKLEDALLLFGKMREEGLQVTVYPYNALINGHCKLGNLSKAEALYQEMIDKGVAPNAVTFTALITGYCKEGGLDAALKLHRQMPKKGVTWNTHTFTALISGFCWAKMMTQAAQLFNEMFEVNVAPNEVTYNVMIEGYCSIGDTGRAFQLYDAMVEGGLLPDNYTYRSLISGLCMTCKVSEAKEFVDDLPREQLVLNQMSFSSLLNGLCKEGRVREADSIWKEMVERGLEMDLVCYSVIIYGLLKQNDQVRSYSLLREMVDKGIKPDDVLYTNVIDAYMKLGNITEALGFWGRMAGEGCVPNVVTYTVLIDGLCKAGFIRKAELLCKEMLVSSFLPNQVTYGCFLDHFAREGNVDEAMVLHKAMVKGLLANTTTYNILIRGFCKIGRTQDAINLLADMVDNGIFPDCISYSTLIYEYYRKGDLQEVFKLWDDMLSRGLKPDALAYNFLIHGCILSGEVTKALGLYYDMLRNSVKPNWATYRALFHGTFLMGVTRESALLKE from the coding sequence ATGAGGCAGcttcccctctccctcccttccgtCCTCCGCAGCCCAGTTATCCTCGTCGTCGCCAGAACGCTCACCCACTGCCTAGCCCCTGACGACGAGCGCGACGAGGGCTTCGTCAGAATCCTCCGCGAGATCCTCCACTCGAAGCAGAGCTGGCGCGTCTCCCTCAACGCCCCATTCGTCGCCCACCGTCTCCGGCCCCGCCATGTGGAGGCGCTCCTCCTCCAGTCCCTCGACCACCCGCGCCTCGCCCTCCGCTTCTTCAACTTCCTCGACCTCCACCGCGGCTTCCCCcactcctccctctctttctccatCCTCTCCCTCGCCCTCCTCCGCGCCGGCCTCCACTGGcccgcctcctccctcctccaaaCCCTCGCCTCCCACCGCACCGTCGCCCCCGCCGACGCGTTCCACTCCATGCTCCGCTCCCGAGACCTTTGCCACTTCCCCTCCGCCCTCGGCTTCGACTTCTTGATCCAGGCTTATCTTCAATGCCGGAGGGAATTGGATGCTCTCTCCATCCTTGAGCTCACGATTGGCTCCGGTTTGCTCCCCGAGATTAGAACATTCAGCGACGTGATGTATGGACTGGCGAAGATCCGGCGGTTTGATCTGGTATCGGGAGTGTTTGACGAGGTAATGAGAGCCGGGGCTCGTCCCGATAACTTCATTTACACCGCGGCGGTGAGGAGCTACTGTGAATTGAAGCATTTGGACAGAGCGAAGGAAATAGTGCATCAGATGGAAATGGAAGGGCTAAATTCTAGCGTCGATACTTATAATGTGTTGATTCATGGGCTATGCAGGAACCGTCGAGTCATGGAGGCGGTGGAGATTAAGAATTCATTGGGAGATAAAGGGTTGAAGGCGGACGTCATGACTTATCGTGCGCTGGTGCTTGGCCTTTGCAAGGCGGCGGAGTTCGGCATGGCCCTGGAGATGACAAAGGAGATGATGGGTTTCAAGTTCGTTCTGAATGAAGCTGTTTGCTCGATTCTGGTCGATGGATTGAGGAGGACAGGGAAGATAGAAGAGGCTTTTGATCTGGTTCATGGGTTGGCGAGGTTGGGAATTATCCCTAATGTGTTTGCCTACAATGCTCTGATCAATTCTGTGTGTAAAAGTGGGAAATTTGATGAGGCCGAGTCTCTATTTTTGAAGATGAAAGAGAAGGATCTGTCACCAAATGATGTTACGTACTCGATATTGATCGATTCATTGTGCAAGAGAGGGAAACTGGAGGATGCACTCCTTCTGTTTGGTAAAATGAGAGAGGAGGGTTTACAGGTTACAGTTTACCCATATAATGCTTTGATAAATGGGCACTGTAAGTTGGGGAATTTGAGTAAAGCAGAGGCTCTATATCAGGAGATGATTGATAAAGGGGTGGCACCAAATGCAGTGACCTTTACTGCATTAATTACTGGGTATTGCAAGGAGGGGGGTTTGGATGCTGCCTTAAAGCTTCACCGCCAGATGCCCAAGAAGGGGGTGACATGGAATACCCATACCTTTACAGCACTAATCAGTGGGTTTTGTTGGGCTAAGATGATGACACAAGCAGCTCAACTGTTTAATGAAATGTTTGAAGTAAATGTAGCTCCAAATGAGGTGACTTATAATGTCATGATAGAAGGGTATTGCTCAATAGGAGATACAGGAAGAGCTTTCCAGTTATATGATGCAATGGTGGAAGGGGGTCTTCTGCCAGATAATTATACCTATAGGTCTTTAATAAGTGGCTTGTGTATGACCTGTAAGGTTTCCGAAGCAAAGGAGTTCGTAGATGATCTACCTAGGGAGCAGCTCGTGCTAAACCAGATGAGCTTCAGTTCACTTCTAAATGGACTCTGCAAAGAAGGAAGAGTACGTGAAGCTGACAGTATTTGGAAGGAAATGGTGGAGAGAGGTCTTGAAATGGATCTTGTCTGCTATAGTGTGATTATCTATGGATTGCTAAAACAGAATGACCAGGTAAGATCATACTCACTATTGAGGGAGATGGTTGATAAGGGAATCAAACCAGATGATGTTTTATATACAAATGTAATTGATGCATATATGAAACTAGGAAATATTACAGAGGCTTTAGGTTTTTGGGGTAGGATGGCTGGTGAGGGCTGTGTCCCAAATGTTGTAACATATACTGTGCTGATAGATGGCTTGTGTAAGGCGGGGTTTATCAGAAAAGCAGAGCTGCTTTGTAAAGAGATGTTGGTTAGCAGTTTCCTTCCTAACCAAGTTACTTATGGCTGTTTCCTTGACCACTTTGCCAGGGAAGGAAATGTAGATGAAGCTATGGTACTGCATAAGGCGATGGTCAAAGGGCTCCTAGCAAACACAACCacatataatatattgataaggGGTTTTTGCAAAATAGGAAGAACTCAGGATGCTATTAATCTTCTTGCTGACATGGTTGACAATGGAATATTTCCTGACTGCATTAGCTATTCAACACTTATTTATGAGTACTATAGAAAAGGTGATTTACAGGAAGTTTTTAAGCTGTGGGATGATATGCTGAGTAGGGGGCTGAAGCCTGATGCACTGGCATACAATTTTTTGATACATGGTTGTATTTTAAGTGGTGAAGTGACTAAGGCTCTTGGACTGTATTATGATATGCTACGAAACAGTGTAAAGCCAAATTGGGCCACCTATCGTGCTCTTTTCCATGGAACATTTTTGATGGGTGTTACAAGAGAGAGTGCTTTGCTTAAAGAATAA
- the LOC120112916 gene encoding actin-depolymerizing factor 7 isoform X1, protein MFLLAWIVLSCREFGPVLSRSFQYVMRVRDFVDSLVLWTHLLRSFGFFCPKGKKKANAASGMAVNDDCKLKFLELKAKRTYRFIVFKIDEKSKQVIVEKVGEPTLSYEDFTASLPADECRYAIYDFDFVTEENCQKSKIFFIAWSPDTSRVRSKMLYASSKDRFKRELDGIQVELQATDPTEMGLDVIRSRAN, encoded by the exons ATGTTTCTTCTTGCATGGATCGTTCTTTCTTGTCGAGAATTTGGGCCAGTTTTGAGTAGATCTTTTCAGTATGTGATGAGAGTGAGGGATTTTGTGGATTCTCTGGTTTTATGGACGCATTTATTGAGATCTTTTGGATTCTTTTGCCCGAAGGGGAAAAAGAAG GCCAACGCAGCATCAGGGATGGCTGTGAATGATGATTGCAAGCTGAAGTTTTTGGAATTGAAGGCAAAGAGAACTTACCGTTTCATAGTTTTCAAGATCGACGAGAAATCGAAGCAGGTCATTGTGGAGAAGGTTGGTGAGCCTACTTTGAGTTATGAGGATTTCACTGCCAGCCTTCCAGCAGACGAATGCAGATATGCAATTTATGACTTTGATTTTGTGACTGAAGAGAACTGCCAGAAAAGCAAAATCTTCTTTATTGCCtg GTCTCCTGACACCTCTAGAGTGAGAAGTAAGATGCTTTACGCCAGCTCCAAGGATAGATTCAAGAGGGAGCTTGATGGCATCCAGGTGGAATTGCAAGCAACTGATCCTACTGAGATGGGCCTTGATGTCATAAGAAGCCGTGCAAATTAA
- the LOC120112916 gene encoding actin-depolymerizing factor 7 isoform X2 — protein MANAASGMAVNDDCKLKFLELKAKRTYRFIVFKIDEKSKQVIVEKVGEPTLSYEDFTASLPADECRYAIYDFDFVTEENCQKSKIFFIAWSPDTSRVRSKMLYASSKDRFKRELDGIQVELQATDPTEMGLDVIRSRAN, from the exons ATG GCCAACGCAGCATCAGGGATGGCTGTGAATGATGATTGCAAGCTGAAGTTTTTGGAATTGAAGGCAAAGAGAACTTACCGTTTCATAGTTTTCAAGATCGACGAGAAATCGAAGCAGGTCATTGTGGAGAAGGTTGGTGAGCCTACTTTGAGTTATGAGGATTTCACTGCCAGCCTTCCAGCAGACGAATGCAGATATGCAATTTATGACTTTGATTTTGTGACTGAAGAGAACTGCCAGAAAAGCAAAATCTTCTTTATTGCCtg GTCTCCTGACACCTCTAGAGTGAGAAGTAAGATGCTTTACGCCAGCTCCAAGGATAGATTCAAGAGGGAGCTTGATGGCATCCAGGTGGAATTGCAAGCAACTGATCCTACTGAGATGGGCCTTGATGTCATAAGAAGCCGTGCAAATTAA
- the LOC120112916 gene encoding actin-depolymerizing factor 7 isoform X3, with protein MAVNDDCKLKFLELKAKRTYRFIVFKIDEKSKQVIVEKVGEPTLSYEDFTASLPADECRYAIYDFDFVTEENCQKSKIFFIAWSPDTSRVRSKMLYASSKDRFKRELDGIQVELQATDPTEMGLDVIRSRAN; from the exons ATGGCTGTGAATGATGATTGCAAGCTGAAGTTTTTGGAATTGAAGGCAAAGAGAACTTACCGTTTCATAGTTTTCAAGATCGACGAGAAATCGAAGCAGGTCATTGTGGAGAAGGTTGGTGAGCCTACTTTGAGTTATGAGGATTTCACTGCCAGCCTTCCAGCAGACGAATGCAGATATGCAATTTATGACTTTGATTTTGTGACTGAAGAGAACTGCCAGAAAAGCAAAATCTTCTTTATTGCCtg GTCTCCTGACACCTCTAGAGTGAGAAGTAAGATGCTTTACGCCAGCTCCAAGGATAGATTCAAGAGGGAGCTTGATGGCATCCAGGTGGAATTGCAAGCAACTGATCCTACTGAGATGGGCCTTGATGTCATAAGAAGCCGTGCAAATTAA
- the LOC103722134 gene encoding histone H2B.11-like, translating to MAPKGEKKPAEKKPASDKPAEEKEKKTVAEKAPAEKKPKAEKRLPSKEGATGDKKKKKKAKKSSETYKIYIFKVLKQVHPDIGISSKAMGIMNSFINDIFEKLAQEASRLARYNKKPTITSREIQTSVRLVLPGELAKHAVSEGTKAVTKFTSS from the coding sequence ATGGCTCCCAAGGGAGAGAAAAAGCCTGCAGAGAAGAAGCCGGCCTCCGATAAGCcggcggaggagaaggagaagaagacggTCGCTGAGAAGGCCCCCGCCGAGAAGAAGCCCAAGGCCGAGAAGCGGCTGCCGTCCAAGGAGGGGGCTACCGgcgacaagaagaagaagaagaaggcgaagAAGAGCAGCGAGACCTACAAGATCTACATCTTTAAGGTCCTGAAGCAGGTCCACCCGGACATCGGGATCTCGAGCAAGGCGATGGGCATCATGAACTCCTTCATCAACGACATCTTCGAGAAGCTCGCCCAGGAGGCATCCAGGCTTGCCCGCTACAACAAGAAGCCTACCATTACCTCCCGGGAGATTCAGACCTCTGTCCGCCTCGTCCTCCCCGGCGAGCTTGCGAAGCATGCTGTCTCGGAGGGCACCAAGGCTGTCACCAAGTTCACTagctcttga